From a region of the Thermosipho melanesiensis BI429 genome:
- a CDS encoding acyltransferase family protein yields MDIAKGILIIMVMFAHSCAPENYVAKISSILAVFMLISGYLYKDEMVLVKLKKLFLNILIPFYFMSTVGYFVYYFINRFVSISDSVFSSIFDFLFFGYSPIDMPVNVLPLWYLYMFFVAELCFLVLYKLKLVHLIPVLSFFSTLFIKEQSKFFKLEVVFHGLVWFYLGFIFKKNRFGFRIKRKYLLFSFSFLLLWIFSNINGFNDWRSASYGKFSLLSYFTEFLSIILIVSLSNILVSTRFENFFVLFGRFTIFVLGYHILIPGLLTPLVSDPIAFVSRFWYIYYLVSIFIMYLVLKIFPKWLIYTLAGQFHLIRGNMTFIKKYKRRS; encoded by the coding sequence TTGGATATTGCAAAAGGGATTTTAATAATAATGGTTATGTTTGCTCATTCTTGTGCACCTGAAAATTATGTTGCTAAAATATCTAGTATATTAGCCGTTTTTATGCTTATTTCTGGGTATTTGTATAAAGATGAGATGGTTTTAGTTAAATTAAAAAAATTATTCCTTAATATCCTAATTCCTTTTTATTTTATGTCCACAGTGGGGTATTTTGTTTATTATTTTATAAACAGGTTTGTAAGTATAAGTGATAGTGTGTTTTCAAGTATTTTTGACTTTTTATTTTTTGGGTATTCTCCCATAGATATGCCTGTTAATGTTTTGCCACTTTGGTATCTTTATATGTTTTTTGTTGCAGAATTATGTTTTTTAGTTCTTTACAAATTAAAATTGGTCCATTTGATTCCTGTTTTATCATTTTTTTCAACGCTTTTTATAAAAGAGCAAAGTAAATTTTTTAAATTAGAAGTAGTTTTTCATGGATTAGTTTGGTTTTATTTGGGTTTTATTTTTAAGAAAAATAGATTTGGTTTTAGGATAAAACGCAAATATCTTTTGTTTAGTTTTTCTTTTCTTCTTCTTTGGATTTTTTCTAATATAAATGGATTTAATGATTGGCGTTCGGCAAGTTATGGAAAGTTTTCTTTGCTTTCGTATTTTACGGAATTTTTGTCTATAATTTTAATTGTCTCATTATCGAATATTTTGGTTTCTACGCGATTTGAAAATTTTTTTGTGTTATTTGGAAGGTTTACAATATTTGTTTTGGGGTATCATATATTAATACCTGGACTTCTTACCCCTTTAGTTAGCGATCCTATAGCTTTTGTAAGTAGGTTTTGGTATATTTATTATCTTGTTTCTATATTTATTATGTATTTAGTTTTAAAGATTTTTCCTAAATGGTTAATTTATACCTTAGCTGGGCAATTTCATTTAATAAGAGGGAATATGACTTTTATTAAAAAATACAAAAGAAGGTCTTGA
- the miaB gene encoding tRNA (N6-isopentenyl adenosine(37)-C2)-methylthiotransferase MiaB: protein MKKIHIKTYGCQMNENDSEVAKFYLEEEGYEITNNENDADIVILNTCVVRKKSEDKFYSHIGELKKQNKIIGIMGCGAEKEKEKLFKRGVKFVIGTRAIPLIPQAVERAINGKKSAIFEDKMDEIDYKKILKRNSKHHAWITIIYGCNRFCTYCIVPYTRGREKSRKMDDIINEVENLAKSGIKEVTYLGQNVDAYGKDLNDGSSLAKLLNLTKDIEEIERIWFLTSYPTDFSLDIAHEVANSSKITKNIHLPVQHGSNKILKKMNRRYTIEEYIELINDIRKIVPDASISSDIIVGFPDETEEDFEKTVELVKNIKFERLNLAIYSPREGTIAWKYFEDNVPRIIKTKRMAYILNLQKEINKQLNENYLNKTVEIIVETKAKSGLYYGRDIRNKIIAFEGDKSLIGKKVLVKVKKTTAGPLYGDIIKIL from the coding sequence ATGAAGAAAATTCACATAAAAACTTATGGCTGTCAAATGAACGAAAATGACAGCGAAGTTGCAAAGTTCTACCTTGAAGAAGAAGGATACGAAATCACTAACAACGAAAATGACGCAGATATTGTAATACTAAACACATGTGTGGTTAGAAAAAAATCCGAAGATAAATTTTACAGTCACATTGGTGAATTAAAAAAACAAAATAAAATAATTGGCATAATGGGTTGTGGAGCTGAAAAAGAAAAAGAAAAACTATTTAAAAGAGGTGTAAAATTTGTTATTGGAACAAGGGCTATCCCATTAATCCCACAAGCAGTTGAAAGAGCTATCAACGGAAAAAAAAGTGCAATATTTGAAGACAAAATGGACGAGATTGATTACAAAAAAATCCTAAAAAGAAACTCCAAACACCATGCTTGGATTACTATTATTTATGGATGTAATAGATTCTGTACATACTGTATTGTTCCATACACAAGAGGACGTGAAAAATCAAGAAAAATGGATGATATAATAAATGAAGTTGAAAATCTTGCAAAAAGTGGAATAAAAGAAGTAACCTACCTTGGTCAAAATGTTGATGCATATGGAAAAGACTTAAATGATGGAAGTTCTCTTGCAAAGTTACTAAATCTAACGAAAGATATTGAAGAAATAGAAAGAATATGGTTTTTAACTTCTTATCCAACGGACTTTTCGTTAGATATTGCACATGAAGTCGCAAATAGTTCAAAAATAACGAAAAACATACATCTTCCCGTACAACATGGAAGTAATAAAATATTAAAAAAAATGAACAGACGTTATACTATCGAAGAATATATTGAATTAATAAATGATATTAGAAAAATAGTACCAGATGCTTCCATTTCTAGTGATATAATTGTGGGGTTTCCTGATGAAACAGAAGAAGATTTTGAAAAAACGGTTGAACTAGTTAAAAATATTAAATTTGAAAGGTTAAACCTTGCTATTTATTCTCCAAGAGAAGGAACTATTGCGTGGAAATATTTTGAAGATAACGTTCCAAGGATAATTAAAACAAAACGAATGGCATACATTTTAAACCTTCAAAAAGAAATAAACAAACAACTAAATGAAAATTATTTAAACAAAACTGTAGAAATAATAGTTGAAACAAAGGCAAAATCAGGTCTTTATTATGGTAGAGATATTAGAAATAAAATTATAGCATTTGAAGGTGATAAATCACTAATAGGAAAGAAAGTATTAGTAAAAGTGAAAAAAACAACTGCTGGACCTTTGTATGGGGATATAATAAAAATATTATAA
- a CDS encoding YitT family protein translates to MAKNMPLKEIIQEYILSTIGVILTALGLVIFLIPNNIAAGGASGLAIVLHSVIPIPVGIWMYILNAILFFIAFLIIGFDFSYKTIYCTFLLNFFIDFFDRVVKIPTYNGNDLILAVFFGDILTAIGMAITFSQNSSTGGTDILAKIFNKFFATPMGTTLLVIDFFIGFLAGVAFDPKIGMYSILAIIINGITIDFVLKGLELAITVTIITENNKPIEEFIIKNMGRGLTYLKGKGGYTKKDRDIIFVSIRRRELSELIHFIKKVDPNAFVIVNESRYVLGEGFKRNL, encoded by the coding sequence ATGGCTAAAAACATGCCTTTAAAAGAGATAATACAAGAATATATCCTTTCAACAATAGGGGTAATTTTAACTGCTTTAGGACTTGTAATATTTCTAATACCAAATAATATTGCTGCAGGTGGTGCATCTGGACTTGCCATAGTTTTACACTCAGTTATACCAATTCCCGTAGGAATATGGATGTATATTTTAAACGCCATTTTGTTTTTTATAGCATTTTTAATTATTGGCTTCGACTTTAGTTACAAAACAATTTATTGTACATTTTTACTAAACTTTTTTATTGATTTTTTCGATAGGGTAGTTAAAATTCCAACTTACAATGGAAATGATTTAATACTTGCTGTATTCTTCGGTGATATTTTAACTGCAATTGGTATGGCAATTACTTTTTCCCAAAACTCATCCACAGGTGGAACTGATATTTTGGCAAAAATATTTAATAAATTTTTTGCAACACCAATGGGCACAACACTACTTGTAATAGACTTTTTCATCGGATTTTTAGCAGGAGTTGCTTTTGATCCAAAGATAGGAATGTACTCAATTCTTGCTATAATAATCAATGGTATCACAATTGATTTTGTACTAAAAGGTTTAGAACTCGCAATTACAGTAACTATTATCACGGAGAACAACAAACCCATTGAAGAATTTATAATTAAAAATATGGGAAGAGGTCTTACTTACCTAAAGGGAAAGGGAGGATACACAAAAAAAGACAGGGATATCATCTTTGTTTCAATTAGAAGGCGTGAACTTAGTGAGCTTATTCATTTCATCAAAAAAGTGGATCCAAACGCCTTTGTAATAGTAAATGAATCAAGATATGTGCTTGGTGAAGGGTTTAAAAGAAACTTGTGA
- a CDS encoding isochorismatase family cysteine hydrolase, protein MKALIIIDMQNDFAKNGGTLYFDGAEKIIPPILSLIKNAKSKKLPIILTQDWHEEDDIEFNIWPKHCVKNTDGAQIISEIFDVLKDYNKVYYIKKTRYSAFFNTNLDEILKKLNIKEVDLCGLVSNICVLFTAEELRNRDITVNLYTNATNSYDEKMHNFSLKLMKEVLNISMKEV, encoded by the coding sequence ATGAAGGCATTAATAATAATCGATATGCAAAATGACTTTGCCAAAAATGGTGGAACATTATATTTTGATGGAGCAGAAAAAATAATTCCACCGATACTTTCATTAATAAAAAATGCAAAATCAAAAAAACTTCCAATTATCCTCACACAAGATTGGCATGAGGAAGATGATATAGAATTTAATATCTGGCCAAAACACTGTGTAAAAAACACAGATGGTGCTCAAATTATTTCTGAAATATTTGATGTATTAAAAGATTATAATAAAGTTTATTACATAAAAAAAACAAGATACTCTGCCTTTTTTAACACAAACTTAGATGAAATATTAAAAAAGCTAAATATAAAAGAAGTTGATTTGTGCGGATTAGTCTCAAACATCTGCGTGCTCTTTACAGCGGAAGAATTAAGAAACAGAGACATTACAGTGAATCTGTATACGAATGCTACAAACTCATATGATGAAAAAATGCATAACTTTTCTTTGAAACTGATGAAAGAAGTATTAAATATTTCAATGAAAGAGGTATAG